The following proteins are encoded in a genomic region of Gemmatimonadota bacterium:
- a CDS encoding efflux RND transporter periplasmic adaptor subunit: MLVPTALLLVAACGGTEADAKAKGEAAPPAPTAVSAENLTVVRLEKISSGPALSGSLAAEREATVRAQLSGPVLSTHADQGSRVGAGTLLARIDDRTVRDQFLGARSGVTTAQSAADIAARELSRSEKLAEAGAIAERDLESARRSNLAAQSQLDDAKARLTLAQKQLDDAQVRAPFAGVVSVRSVSAGDVVQPGAALFTVIDPRSMRLEANVPASQLSAIRIGAPVTFSVTGYPGKAFTGKVTRINPSADPSTGQVRIVASIPNERNALVSGLFAEGRAQSESREAPVVGANAVDVRGVRPWVLRLKGGRAEKVEVELGLKDDATEKYEVLKGVMTGDTLLLGAAQGITPGTAVRVSVPNDRAVTKN, encoded by the coding sequence GTGCTCGTTCCCACGGCGCTGCTCCTCGTCGCCGCGTGCGGCGGCACGGAGGCCGATGCCAAGGCCAAGGGCGAGGCGGCGCCTCCCGCCCCCACGGCCGTCAGTGCCGAAAACCTCACCGTCGTCCGGCTGGAGAAGATCTCGTCCGGACCGGCACTCTCCGGGTCACTCGCGGCGGAGCGCGAGGCGACCGTGCGTGCCCAGCTGTCGGGGCCTGTCCTGTCGACGCACGCCGACCAGGGGAGCCGCGTGGGCGCGGGGACGCTGCTGGCCCGTATCGACGACCGCACGGTGCGCGACCAGTTCCTGGGGGCGCGCTCAGGCGTCACCACGGCGCAGTCGGCGGCCGATATCGCCGCACGCGAGCTGTCGCGCAGCGAGAAGCTGGCCGAGGCCGGCGCGATCGCCGAGCGTGACCTCGAGTCGGCGCGCCGCTCCAACCTGGCGGCGCAATCGCAGCTCGACGATGCCAAGGCTCGACTCACGTTGGCGCAGAAGCAGCTCGACGACGCGCAGGTGCGTGCGCCGTTCGCGGGAGTGGTGAGCGTGCGTTCCGTCTCGGCGGGTGATGTGGTGCAGCCGGGGGCCGCGCTGTTCACCGTGATCGATCCGCGCAGCATGCGCCTCGAGGCGAACGTTCCCGCGTCGCAGCTGTCGGCGATCCGGATCGGTGCGCCGGTGACCTTCAGCGTCACGGGCTACCCGGGCAAGGCCTTCACCGGCAAGGTCACGCGCATCAACCCGTCGGCCGATCCCAGCACCGGACAGGTGCGCATCGTGGCGTCGATTCCCAACGAGCGCAACGCGCTGGTGTCGGGGCTCTTCGCCGAGGGGCGGGCGCAGTCGGAGTCGCGTGAGGCACCAGTGGTTGGTGCGAACGCGGTCGACGTTCGCGGCGTTCGTCCGTGGGTGCTCCGCCTCAAGGGGGGGCGCGCCGAGAAGGTCGAGGTCGAGCTGGGCCTCAAGGACGACGCGACGGAGAAGTACGAGGTGCTGAAGGGGGTGATGACGGGGGATACGCTCCTGCTCGGCGCCGCCCAGGGGATCACGCCGGGAACTGCGGTGCGTGTCAGCGTGCCGAACGACCGTGCGGTTACGAAGAATTAG
- a CDS encoding TolC family protein: MKSVHQVLSTALAVAILALPVRAQGPRSLSLEDALRLSQTQSEALRIAQAGVTRAQGQQMQARSQYLPQVNGTAGYTRTLATQFSVFQSSGPTAQPGPSVPPVPPSDTTTYFQPCTRYLATVGATEAQRLSGLELYSRCASSGGGIDFSRAGFGAKNQYQLAANGSLTLWSAGRVQAQVRSAAAGRRSAEIELGSQRAKLALDVTEAYYDAVLADRLVAIAESSLATTEGTLRQTTLARQVGNQSEFELLRARVTRDNQVPVVLQRRTDRELAFLRLKQLLNLPYAEPVQLTSDINEPADVRDVRAVSVTGALAAGVDTSVSSRAPVRQLDEALKAQEAQLKIAKSEWLPTISVSSAYSRVAFGSGGVPAWGNWLNNWTVALGASFPIFTGGRLRGEQLVARAGVEESRARLDQTRELAALDAAQTIAQLQQAEAALAASVGTTEQATRAFAIANVRYREGLSTQIELSESRLNLDQARINRAQAARNLQVARMRLALLRDLPLGTASAAMGASAASGASGAGGAATQGTRSTTQQASTSQIPQ; this comes from the coding sequence ATGAAGTCCGTGCACCAGGTCCTCTCGACGGCGCTGGCGGTGGCGATTCTGGCCCTGCCGGTTCGCGCGCAGGGGCCTCGATCCCTCTCGCTCGAGGATGCGTTGCGGCTGTCGCAGACGCAGAGCGAAGCGCTGCGCATCGCGCAGGCTGGCGTCACGCGCGCGCAAGGACAGCAGATGCAGGCGCGCTCCCAGTACCTGCCGCAGGTGAATGGCACGGCGGGGTACACCCGTACGCTCGCCACGCAGTTCTCGGTCTTCCAGTCCAGCGGCCCAACGGCACAGCCTGGGCCGAGCGTCCCGCCGGTCCCACCGTCGGACACCACGACCTATTTCCAGCCCTGTACACGCTACCTCGCGACCGTGGGGGCCACGGAGGCGCAGCGCCTGTCCGGGCTCGAGCTGTACTCGCGATGCGCCTCCAGCGGCGGAGGAATCGACTTCTCGCGCGCGGGCTTCGGCGCCAAGAACCAGTACCAGCTCGCGGCGAACGGTTCGCTGACGCTCTGGTCGGCCGGGCGCGTGCAGGCGCAGGTGCGCTCGGCGGCGGCTGGCCGTCGCTCGGCGGAGATCGAGCTCGGCTCGCAGCGCGCCAAGCTCGCCCTCGATGTGACCGAGGCGTACTACGACGCGGTGCTGGCCGACCGCCTGGTGGCGATCGCCGAGTCGTCGTTGGCGACGACCGAGGGGACGCTGCGGCAGACCACACTGGCGCGTCAGGTCGGGAACCAGTCGGAGTTCGAGCTGCTGCGGGCGCGGGTCACGCGCGACAACCAGGTGCCCGTGGTGCTGCAGCGCCGCACGGATCGCGAGCTGGCGTTCCTGCGGCTCAAGCAGCTGCTCAACCTGCCCTACGCGGAGCCTGTGCAGCTGACGAGCGACATCAACGAACCGGCCGACGTGCGCGACGTGCGCGCGGTGTCGGTGACGGGGGCGCTCGCCGCTGGTGTCGACACGAGTGTCTCCAGTCGTGCGCCGGTGCGCCAGCTCGATGAGGCGCTCAAGGCCCAGGAGGCCCAGCTCAAGATCGCGAAGAGTGAGTGGCTCCCCACGATCAGCGTGTCGTCGGCGTACAGCCGCGTGGCGTTCGGTTCGGGCGGGGTCCCGGCATGGGGCAACTGGCTCAACAACTGGACCGTGGCGTTAGGCGCTTCCTTCCCGATCTTCACCGGCGGGCGCCTTCGCGGCGAACAGCTGGTGGCGCGCGCCGGGGTGGAGGAGTCCCGCGCCCGCCTGGACCAGACGCGCGAGCTGGCGGCGCTCGACGCGGCACAGACGATCGCGCAGTTGCAGCAGGCCGAGGCGGCGCTGGCGGCGAGCGTCGGGACGACCGAGCAGGCCACCCGGGCGTTCGCCATCGCCAACGTGCGCTATCGCGAGGGACTCTCGACGCAGATCGAGCTCTCCGAGTCGCGGCTCAACCTCGACCAGGCGCGCATCAATCGCGCGCAGGCCGCGCGCAACCTGCAGGTCGCCCGCATGCGACTGGCGCTGCTCAGGGATCTCCCGTTAGGCACCGCCAGTGCCGCGATGGGGGCCAGTGCGGCGAGTGGTGCATCTGGCGCCGGTGGCGCCGCCACGCAGGGCACGCGCAGCACGACGCAGCAGGCATCGACCTCACAGATTCCCCAATAG
- a CDS encoding prepilin-type N-terminal cleavage/methylation domain-containing protein, which yields MTRRTGFTFVEILVAMAVFSVLTAVAVPKYHSMRGKAFTAALKADLAELRIAEEGFWAENHFYTTDPTQLDWRATSDVRITITASDPFAGFDATALHVKLTGTQCTMSVGRVTAAGTPSGDISCGAATGLPPGAGAPITP from the coding sequence ATGACCCGCAGAACTGGATTCACCTTCGTCGAGATCCTCGTCGCGATGGCTGTCTTCAGCGTCCTCACCGCGGTCGCCGTCCCGAAGTACCACTCCATGCGGGGTAAGGCCTTCACGGCGGCCCTCAAGGCCGACCTCGCGGAGCTCAGGATCGCCGAGGAGGGGTTCTGGGCGGAGAACCACTTCTATACGACGGACCCGACGCAGCTCGACTGGCGCGCGACGAGCGACGTGCGCATCACCATCACCGCGAGCGACCCGTTCGCCGGCTTCGACGCGACGGCGCTCCACGTGAAGCTCACCGGGACGCAGTGCACCATGTCGGTCGGACGGGTCACCGCGGCCGGAACGCCTTCAGGCGACATCAGCTGCGGCGCCGCCACGGGACTGCCGCCGGGCGCGGGAGCGCCAATCACGCCGTA